One region of Erwinia tracheiphila genomic DNA includes:
- a CDS encoding DUF481 domain-containing protein — MKAFNKLSVVLLLSGGALCHQAMADNNVFTVMDDPSTAKKTFEGNAAAGYLAQTGNTTSSSLTANTNMTWYQPSTAYSLWGNASNTSSNDVRASETYQIGARTRYNLNSADYLFGQASWLSDRFNGYDGRSTLVVGYGRQLLSGPVHSLRVEAGPGVRYDDYHDGGHETQALAYGAVSYQWQLTDNTKFVQGVSVLGSDDTTVNSETGLQVAINSHFALKLAYNVTWNQNPPSSAQDKTDTKTTVQLSYAM, encoded by the coding sequence ATGAAAGCGTTTAACAAGCTGTCTGTTGTACTTTTGCTCTCCGGGGGTGCCTTATGTCATCAGGCCATGGCGGACAACAACGTATTTACCGTCATGGACGACCCTTCTACTGCTAAAAAAACTTTCGAGGGGAACGCTGCTGCTGGATATCTGGCACAAACAGGTAATACCACCAGTTCCTCACTGACTGCCAATACCAACATGACCTGGTATCAGCCTTCTACAGCTTATAGCTTGTGGGGAAATGCCAGCAATACTTCCTCGAATGACGTACGCGCTTCTGAGACCTACCAGATTGGCGCCCGTACCCGCTACAATCTTAATTCTGCCGATTACCTTTTTGGTCAGGCAAGCTGGTTGAGCGATCGTTTTAACGGCTATGATGGGCGCTCCACTCTGGTTGTCGGTTACGGTCGCCAGTTACTCAGCGGCCCGGTACATTCATTACGTGTGGAAGCGGGTCCTGGCGTACGTTATGACGATTATCACGATGGCGGTCATGAAACGCAGGCGCTGGCTTACGGTGCGGTAAGTTATCAGTGGCAGTTAACCGATAACACCAAATTTGTGCAGGGTGTATCGGTGTTGGGTAGCGACGACACCACGGTGAACTCTGAAACCGGCCTGCAGGTGGCAATCAACAGCCATTTCGCGCTTAAGCTGGCTTACAACGTGACCTGGAACCAGAATCCTCCGTCTTCCGCGCAGGATAAAACTGACACCAAAACTACGGTTCAGTTATCTTACGCTATGTAA
- a CDS encoding YniB family protein, giving the protein MTYQQAGRIAILKRITGWIIFIPALISTLISLMGFLEKSREKHESINAVMQDFSHVMIDMIRFNTGFLNGFWHNSPVPDFNHESNITFWIIYAAIFVGLALQASAARMWRQSRRIKEGIEDQLILEKTKGTEGRTREQLEEKLALPGHTIFLQFFPLYILPVAIIVAGYFILKLLGLIG; this is encoded by the coding sequence ATGACATATCAGCAGGCTGGCCGGATTGCGATACTGAAACGTATTACTGGCTGGATTATCTTTATCCCGGCGCTCATTTCAACATTGATCTCACTAATGGGCTTCCTTGAAAAAAGCCGTGAAAAGCATGAGAGCATCAATGCGGTTATGCAGGATTTCTCACATGTAATGATTGATATGATTCGTTTTAATACTGGTTTCCTCAATGGATTCTGGCACAATTCTCCGGTACCGGATTTTAATCATGAGAGCAATATCACCTTCTGGATTATCTACGCTGCAATTTTCGTTGGCCTTGCATTACAGGCCTCCGCTGCCCGTATGTGGCGGCAGTCAAGACGTATTAAAGAAGGGATTGAAGATCAGCTGATTCTGGAAAAAACGAAAGGAACGGAAGGGCGCACGCGTGAACAGCTTGAAGAAAAACTCGCTCTGCCTGGACATACTATTTTTCTGCAATTTTTCCCGCTTTATATTCTGCCAGTAGCAATTATCGTAGCAGGCTATTTTATTCTTAAATTACTGGGTCTTATTGGATAA
- a CDS encoding metal-dependent hydrolase — protein MTAEGHLIFAIASAIFARKAELTPELANGDWWHILPAALLTCLLPDIDHPKSFLGQRFKWVSQPIARVFGHRGFTHSFLAVLSGMALLQLKLPSQLLIPPDAFQGLVLGYLSHIFADMLTPAGVPFLWPCRWRFRLPLLNSQKGNQLERLFCIALVIYAIWLPAGMSPFAEKGWTTQIFNSLQENLGRLLHQQDAG, from the coding sequence ATGACGGCTGAGGGCCATCTTATTTTTGCGATTGCCAGCGCCATTTTTGCCAGGAAGGCTGAACTTACGCCTGAACTGGCAAACGGCGACTGGTGGCATATTCTGCCCGCCGCGCTGCTAACCTGCCTGTTGCCTGACATCGATCATCCTAAATCATTTCTTGGCCAGCGTTTTAAATGGGTTTCACAACCCATAGCCCGCGTCTTTGGCCACCGCGGGTTTACGCACAGCTTCCTTGCCGTTCTTAGCGGCATGGCATTGCTGCAACTCAAACTCCCCTCGCAGTTGCTGATTCCCCCCGATGCTTTTCAGGGGCTGGTACTGGGCTATCTCAGCCATATCTTCGCCGATATGTTAACTCCCGCTGGCGTCCCTTTTTTATGGCCATGTCGCTGGCGTTTTCGCTTGCCATTGCTTAACAGCCAGAAGGGTAATCAGCTTGAACGCCTGTTCTGTATCGCGCTGGTCATTTATGCCATTTGGCTTCCTGCCGGTATGTCCCCTTTCGCAGAGAAAGGCTGGACGACACAAATATTTAATTCACTCCAGGAAAATCTTGGTCGTTTGTTACACCAGCAAGATGCGGGTTAA
- a CDS encoding L-cystine transporter produces MNYPLLANLTIFVVLLVILARIGNTSWSLSKRVLTGLVIGIVFGLGLQAIYGSGSPVLKESVTWFNIVGNGYVQLLQMIVMPLVFASILSAVARLHNASSLGKISTLTIGVLLFTTAISALVGVFVTWLFGLNASGLVQGPQETARLAAIQSNYMGKVADLSPPQLLLSFIPKNPFAELTGANPTSIISVVIFAAFLGVASLHLLRDDKPKGERVLAAIDVLQAWVMKLVRLIMKLTPYGVLALMTKVVASSNLNEIIKLGGFVVASYLGIAIMFAVHALLLSINGVNPAHFFRKIWPVITFAFTSRSSAATIPLSVEAQTRRLGIPESIASFAASFGATIGQNGCAGLYPTMLAVMVAPSVGINPFEPMWIATLVGIVTLSSAGVAGVGGGATFAALIVLPTLGLPVTLVALLISIEPLIDMGRTALNVNGSITAGTLTSQWLKQTDTSRLHSDAENDATLIPR; encoded by the coding sequence ATGAACTATCCATTACTGGCCAACCTGACGATATTTGTCGTTTTGTTGGTTATTCTCGCCAGAATTGGCAACACCAGCTGGAGTCTGTCTAAACGGGTATTAACGGGTCTGGTTATTGGCATCGTTTTCGGCCTCGGCCTGCAGGCTATTTATGGTTCGGGTAGCCCGGTGCTGAAAGAATCTGTCACGTGGTTTAACATTGTCGGTAACGGCTATGTTCAGCTACTGCAAATGATTGTCATGCCGTTGGTATTTGCGTCTATTCTCAGCGCGGTCGCTCGTCTGCATAACGCCTCTTCACTGGGCAAAATCAGTACGTTAACTATTGGTGTGCTGTTGTTTACCACCGCGATATCTGCGCTGGTTGGGGTGTTTGTTACCTGGCTGTTCGGCCTGAATGCCAGTGGCCTTGTGCAGGGCCCACAGGAAACGGCCCGCCTGGCCGCTATACAGTCGAACTACATGGGTAAAGTTGCCGATCTGTCACCGCCACAGCTGCTGCTCTCGTTTATCCCTAAAAACCCGTTTGCCGAGCTCACCGGCGCAAATCCTACGTCCATTATTAGCGTGGTAATATTTGCGGCTTTTCTCGGTGTGGCGTCGCTCCATCTGCTCAGAGATGATAAGCCTAAAGGTGAACGCGTGCTGGCAGCCATCGACGTATTGCAGGCCTGGGTAATGAAGCTGGTACGCCTCATTATGAAACTTACGCCCTATGGTGTATTGGCGCTGATGACCAAAGTCGTTGCCAGCTCTAACCTTAACGAAATCATTAAGCTCGGGGGCTTTGTGGTAGCTTCCTATCTGGGAATAGCCATTATGTTTGCCGTGCATGCGTTATTGCTGTCCATCAACGGTGTGAATCCCGCACACTTCTTCCGTAAGATATGGCCGGTTATCACATTTGCATTTACCAGCCGTTCCAGCGCGGCCACCATCCCCCTAAGTGTGGAAGCGCAAACGCGCCGCCTCGGCATTCCCGAATCCATCGCCAGCTTCGCTGCTTCATTTGGCGCCACTATCGGACAAAATGGCTGTGCCGGACTGTATCCTACAATGTTGGCCGTTATGGTCGCACCCAGCGTGGGTATTAATCCCTTCGAGCCGATGTGGATTGCCACGCTGGTTGGCATCGTTACGCTCAGTTCTGCTGGCGTCGCCGGCGTAGGGGGGGGCGCAACATTTGCGGCCCTGATCGTGCTTCCGACTCTTGGCCTGCCAGTCACGCTGGTCGCACTGCTCATTTCAATTGAACCGCTGATTGATATGGGCCGCACCGCACTGAACGTAAACGGTTCTATCACTGCCGGCACGCTGACCAGTCAGTGGCTAAAACAGACGGATACCTCACGTCTGCACAGCGATGCAGAAAACGATGCGACATTAATTCCGCGCTGA